A stretch of Alligator mississippiensis isolate rAllMis1 chromosome 14, rAllMis1, whole genome shotgun sequence DNA encodes these proteins:
- the LOC102557773 gene encoding uroplakin-3b: MELPLVLLVLTGSCLVKGLELVPYTPQITGNSLEGKLTASTFSLDQPICIFDQYVNATDDIWLVVAFANATSSLKNPTSRTDIPPYQRLSTALHYMTLRTTITFFPCPRSTNTSVLRVGSDAFCRNDNSQQHCNGPLPNPGPYRVKFLILDSNGAKAETRWSERITLKQGHRSSTIDTWPGRRSGTMVVITVILSSLVGILTIAFLCTSAYECFKLWQREDPVVAEEPPAGSFKGRRYDTHHIPPSQAPPQPPSDVPGSPAASS; encoded by the exons ATGGAGctgcccctggtgctgctggtgctgactGGGAGCTGCCTGGTCAAGGGCCTAG AGCTCGTGCCCTACACGCCGCAGATCACAGGCAACTCCCTGGAAGGGAAGCTCACAGCTTCCACCTTCAGCCTGGACCAGCCCATCTGCATCTTCGATCAGTATGTGAACGCCACTGATGACATCTGGCTAGTTGTTGCCTTCGCTAATG CAACCTCCAgtttaaaaaacccaacatcTCGCACTGACATCCCACCTTACCAGCGGCTCTCGACTGCTCTCCATTACATGACCTTGAGGACTACCATCACCTTCTTCCCATGTCCTAGGAGCACCAACACAAGCGTGCTCCGAGTAGGCAGTGATGCTTTCTGCAGGAACGACAACAGCCAGCAGCACTGCAATGGACCCCTGCCCAACCCCGGGCCCTACAG AGTGAAGTTTCTCATCCTGGATTCCAATGGCGCCAAGGCAGAGACAAGATGGTCTGAAAGAATCACTCTGAAGCAAG GCCACAGGTCAAGCACCATTGACACCTGGCCAGGGAGGCGCAGCGGCACCATGGTTGTCATCACCGTCATCCTTTCCAGCTTAGTCGGCATCCTGACCATTGCATTCCTCTGCACAAGCGCCTATGAGTG CTTTAAGCTCTGGCAGCGAGAGGATCCTGTCGTGGCAGAGGAGCCGCCTGCCGGGTCCTTCAAGGGGCGGCGCTATGATACCCACCACATCCCTCCATCTcaggccccaccccagccccccagtgatGTGCCAGGGTCCCCAGCTGCCTCTTCTTAG